The sequence TGACATCAGATTATGTCTATTTGTAAGAAGGTTTTGAATTGTTTATTCATTcgtttagttagttattttttcagATTCTGTAAATGAAGTATCTTGTGTTCTGTGCCTTTCACCTTCGCATTCTTAATGCCTTCATCTTGTCATAAGGCTTGAGCCAAGAGTTCAATGAAAATCACAAAGAGGGGGGTGGGTGATAGACAGCACCCCTTTCTGGTAGATAGTGAGCGCTATTTCTAGAAACCTTCTAGTAACATTCCAGACCTCGAGTCTGTAGAAAATCTGTGCCCAGACCCTGATTCATGGCTTCAGAAAATTGATTTCTTCTTCTAACATCCACTGTGGCAAAAGGTTGTTTTATGCTTCACCTCGGTGCTTTTAAACCCTCCTTTACAGTGTTACACATCTGGAATGGCTGGAGTAAATAGGACACTAAAGTAAGGCAGGACAGGAGTGCATCTGTTGTCCAGATGAAGTGCCTGCTGATAGCCAGTGAGAGCGCCGAGGTTCTCTTCCACTGGACCGACCCAGAATTTCAGCAGAATGTCCAGGAGCAGTATGGAGCATCTCAGGAGGAGGGCCAGGGGGTAAGGAAGAGAAATATAgcaacattcagaaaaaaaaaaagactttaatcAGTCTTTTGTGGATATTGTCCAGCCCTCCAGCAACCATCAGAGAATTCTTACTTAAGTGAAGTCAGATCTGCAGGTCCTAATCTTTAACTCTCATCTCCACTTTTCTTTCTATTGCGTGTGTTTTCAGCTTCCAGCCTTCGAGGACAGCATCAACACTCTGTTTGCTCCCATCATCATCTCCTGCAGCACCATGGTGGACAGGCTCGGCGACAGTTACGCCTGCTtcaccacagaaaacaaccACACCTACGTATTGCACCaggtaaccctaaccctctgaaACACACCAACAGCCATCTCCATCTCTTCACATATTCCAGGATTAGTTCTGGTCACGGCAAAAAGATGTGATTTTGGTCTGAAATTGGTAGCTCCGAGAGAAAAAGACCCGCAGTGCAGGTTTACAGGACAATTCTGCTGACTCTATTCGCTTAGAAAGGTCCATCCTCTATAAAGcagatgcaaacacacttgAACTACTTCTCAGGAGAACAGTAATAGCATTGTGATCTAAATGCAAGCCTCTTTCTCATGTGAGTCTTGTTAAGGAATCAAACCAGGCTTTGTCCTTCTGCACCGCATGATACTGTGATGTCGTCCAAACACTTGACATGGTTCAGGTCCATTCAGTCAGAACAGCCGACTTCCATTTTGCCTCTCGGGCTTTTCTCACGCAATCATTTTGTCCTTCTGAGCGCACAGAGAGCGCGGTtgaaaaatggcaaataaaagGTTGAACGGGATAAAGAATctcaacaataaaacatttgaaattttacctctttttttcttgcactaCAGCCATTTTCAGTGTTATATGTCATTTCACTCATGCACTTggatagataaaataaaactaatggGGGCATTTTGTTTCCATCCCAGTTTGACGAGTGCCTGTACATTGCTGTGAATGGAGAtggtgaggagggagaggatgatCTGAGGAGGAAGATCTAtgtgatgaagaagatgatcgATGTCCTCTTTGGCATGGTCACTCTCAGCAGTAACCTCCTCAGAAAAGAGTATGTcattttctgtgcttttgtgCTTGATATCAGTTAAACCGGGTGTGTTATCTGCACATTAGTGTCTTAATTAACCGTGTTGTTTGTCATCAGACTGCGTCCTCAGGACACCGAGCAGAGAGCACAGCTGTGGAAACGGCTCCAGAGCCTGCTGGAGACCTACAGCCGCCTTCGTGAGAATGACCAGAGCTTCTTAGTGGAGGTATCAGCATTACATTATAAAGCAATGGTTAtcaacattttggtttgtgacCTTTAGAAATGAAAGGATGCCTGTGATTGTGCATGCAGAGTTTGCCAAACTGTCACACCAAAGgaatttatttctttgtttaaaaTTATTTGAGAAAGCCTTAAAATGTACTAGAGATCCGATTTCCGCATTCCATTAATTATCCTAGCCCATAGGTTGAAAATAAGCTCTGAAGTCCTTAATCCTCCCTTGTATGGACAAGCCCCATAAAACCACATCACGGTTCATCCTTAAACATGTCAAGCATATCCAACCAGTGTTTGCTCAGTTGCGCCATGAGGCTTTTATATCTTGAAGTTAAAGCGACCATTTTACAAAAATTgattttcctcacatttttgagggtagtttttttgttttccagaatGGTTAGGATGCTCAAGGAAAATGGCTACATTTTTTTGGAATAACAATCTTAAATTTAATTTGGATGGAATTGTTCATCATTTCAGACCATACTATGATCAGTCAAGGTAGTTTTAGGGGGATGtttatcagtttttttcaaaattatggAAATCCTTTGCTAACCTGTTATGAATCTGCCTCGCCAGCTTCCATACAATACTCCTCCCTCATTCTAATATCCTTCAGATGCCAAATAATAGAACATCAACAGTGTACATGTACTGTTGCAATTATTCTTTATCTTTACACTAGGACAGAGAAAATGGCATCATTATtttcgtcgtcatcatcatccacaCCTGTacatctccctcctctctctcttaggCGGTGGAGAGGCTGATCCATCCCACACTGTGTGAGCAGTGCATCGAGTTCCTGGAGCGCCGCCTGGTGCAGCAGCTCAACAGCAGTGCAGAGAGGGCGGGAGAGGAGGTGCTGCATGCCTTCATCCTGGTGCACACAAAACTGCTTGCTTTCTACTCCAGGTAGAAACAGCTCTTACTTTGCATTCATTCTTTGCACATCCGCTGCTCATTTATaactatttttaaaacaaaggattttttaatgtataaattcataaatacatTTGTAATATCTTTTACTTCTCTTTTGTTTCCCCCTCATTCAATCTGTGTAGTCGCAATGCTAGCACGCTCACCACCTCAGACCTCCTGGCCCTCATCATCATGGCACAGAATATGTATCCTAGTAACATAGAGCTGGATGACCCAAGCCCCGAGGTAGGGATTGCTTACGGATACTTGTCACCGCACACTGTTAATTGCCTTGCACATTGTCTCATGTATCTGCATGTTGCACGTTTTGTGTAGGATGTGGAGAGCACTTCTGGTTCGGGTCCTGAAATCTTCTACACTCCAGAGCCCTCCCCAACAGACAGAGACTCAAGCAGTTCAGGTAGGTAGTGTACAgcctgtacgtgtgtgtgtgtgtgtgtcatgaccagacttaaaaaaaaaaacaatccttataaatattatttttcatttctgtaccaACAATTCTGAAGTAATTTTCCTCAGTTTCATGTAGTTACAGCTAGTTTTTGGGGGCTTTTTTTAATGCTACTGTAGGCGTATTTCATTGACATGCCTTCCTTTTTTCTGCGCTACCAGACAGGCCAGGCAGAGGGGGCACtcctgtgtttgagtttgtggaCCCAGACATACAGGTAATGGTATAATTCTAACATTCATGCTCATATTTGGTGTTGATGTATGGTCTGCGACACCTAGATTAGAGGCACCTCTCTCATCTTTTTGGACATAATGTCCCTTCAGATGGCAGAGGACAGCTTGCAGACTCTAGAGGTTCCTCCGCCTGACCCTTCAACCCCATGCAGAGTCTTTTTGGAGGTCTCGCTCAAGGAGGGCCTTTATCCCATGATGCCTCACTCCATGTACTGTCTACCACTGTGGCCTGGGATCACTCTGGTGCTGCTCACTAAGGTTTGCAGATAACATTACACACCCATCTACATACCTACAtactcacttgctctctctaGCTGTGAATCTCAactagttcttttttttccaagccaCTAGGGGGCACACTTGTCATATGCAATAAGACAAGTTAACTGGTATTCTTTATCTAAATGGAATCCTAGTTGCTATGCTTTAACACCcctgtgttttctcttgctctgtccATGCCAGATTCCCAACAGTGGAGTGGCCATGTCAGTGTATTTGTTCCTGGAGGCCTTTGCCAAGCTGGAGAAGCGTTTAAGTGAAGGCCAGGAGGGCTCTGCTGTCACAAGAGGCTCACCTCCTATTCATGACTTCCGCAACAAATTGGATAAGTTCATCAAAGCCCTGGGCCCCAGCGACATACAGGTACAGTATATTTGTGGGCATGTGTCCACTTATATTGTCCACAGTGTACTTTAGTCCATTTCCTCTTTGCTCCTGGAAAATGCCCAGGTTATAGCGGATTAAAATCAAGAGATTTGTGAAAAATGCTTTTCATTAGCTTTCACAAAAATATGCTttgctcctctcttttccctctagTCGTCTCAGTTGCAGAATGTATGGACTGATTTCAAGAACCGTGCCTTCGCCAGAGGAAGACCTGGGTTCAACAGAGAGTAAGCCTGCTACTGCCCTCTGCTGTCCAGGATGCTTCATGGTATATCTGTTGGACAACCCTTTGAAAACCCTCTGCTTCTCTCCATATGTTTGCTTCAGGCTGATCCCATGGTGTAAGAGTATGAAGATGCAGCTGTGCGGTGTGTACAGGCAGTGTTTCCTTACTGACACCTCTGGACCTGCAGACGTTCCCCAGCGTCTGTCCCCCAGCCTACAGGACCGAGCTCAGGCCATGGTGCAGTGGGTATCAGACTATTTACCTTCTTATtgtgccatttatttatttatttatttatttgtttgtttttaacttataacacctttttttgtttcttaacAGTGACTATATCAAGCCAGCCATGCCAAAAATATGTCTGTTATTCTCCTACTTCAGCCTTGGCAACACACTCCACATGTGTCCTTTATTGTCAAATGTACATCAGACTGTTGGTCTGTCTCCCTCACTTTGTCAGGGAGAAGCTGATGGACTGGAAGGACTTCCTGCTGGTGAAGAGCAAGAGGAATATCACGATGGTGTCATATCCTGTTAGCTCAATAGTGGTGCTGCCATGCTGGAGTTGGATGTTTAGATAGCCTGTGACAGTCAGTATACAGCTAGTTAGATCGTCAcataacatttattttcttaatacGTCTAGAGTTCCCCCAGTGCTCTTCTGGAAAAGTTGTCAGCAAAAGTGTGCATTCTGAAATGCAGGCATGATATAAGCCTAGGATTGATTTTAAAAGCTTCCAACATTGTTGTCCTGAGTGTATTGATCTTGACCCAGTTACTCTCACGTACCTGGAGGATTTCCCAGGCCTCATACATTTTATCTGTGTGGACCGATCCACTGGCCAAATGATCGCCCCGTCACTCAACATCACAGAGCGCGCCACCTCTGAGCTGGGGAAGGGGCCACTGGCACATTTCATCAAAAGCAAGGTCAAGCATACCCAAAGTTCTCATATCAAAACATGGAGCATTTTTAATGGGTTTTTAATGGATAAGAGCAGAGTTAAACAAAGTAAGAGTTTAAGATTTAGTCAAGACTAAAAGAGTGGGTAATACGGGTATTATGCTTTTCTCTGTGACcagtatttttattgtttttatgctgCATTGAGAGTTTTGTCATGATCTGCAATATCTGTCTTATTTTATATTCCTCTTTCTTGTTCTGCTCTGAAGGTTTGGGGTCTTGTCAGTACAACACGCCGCTATCTCCAGAAAGGTTACTCCACTGTCACATTGCGAGATGGAGACTTTTACTTCTGCTACTTCCTctggtttgaaaatgaaactgtaaGTTATGACACATGATGTTTTAGTCTTTGATCATAAAAGTCTCAGTATAGGACCCTTGGATGGTGCTCACATCACGAGCACAGCATCATATGACAGTGTGTGTCATCACTCAGGGTTATAAGTTAGAAGCGGCGGACCTGCCCATCCTATCAGATGACTCTGCTCCCATCGGAATGCTTGCCTGGGACTACTACAGGTAAACAACTCCGCCTTGAAAAAGCTGATGTAATTAATCCAACAGAGAACATTGCTGATGATAGAAATTAATGTGTCGTGTAGGAAGCTGCTACGGTACTACTGCAAGAATCACCAGGGTGAGGTGGTGAAGTGCTATGAGCTGCTGACCGTTCATCTTGGAGTCATTCCTACCGAGTACATCCTGCAGCACTGCAGACAGCTGGCCAGCAAGCTGTGGGAACCTTCCCGTAATCCCCTTCTGTAGACAAATCCACACACTTGGACTGATAAAGGCACAT is a genomic window of Myripristis murdjan chromosome 15, fMyrMur1.1, whole genome shotgun sequence containing:
- the hps1 gene encoding BLOC-3 complex member HPS1, whose amino-acid sequence is MKCLLIASESAEVLFHWTDPEFQQNVQEQYGASQEEGQGLPAFEDSINTLFAPIIISCSTMVDRLGDSYACFTTENNHTYVLHQFDECLYIAVNGDGEEGEDDLRRKIYVMKKMIDVLFGMVTLSSNLLRKELRPQDTEQRAQLWKRLQSLLETYSRLRENDQSFLVEAVERLIHPTLCEQCIEFLERRLVQQLNSSAERAGEEVLHAFILVHTKLLAFYSSRNASTLTTSDLLALIIMAQNMYPSNIELDDPSPEDVESTSGSGPEIFYTPEPSPTDRDSSSSDRPGRGGTPVFEFVDPDIQMAEDSLQTLEVPPPDPSTPCRVFLEVSLKEGLYPMMPHSMYCLPLWPGITLVLLTKIPNSGVAMSVYLFLEAFAKLEKRLSEGQEGSAVTRGSPPIHDFRNKLDKFIKALGPSDIQSSQLQNVWTDFKNRAFARGRPGFNRELIPWCKSMKMQLCGVYRQCFLTDTSGPADVPQRLSPSLQDRAQAMVQEKLMDWKDFLLVKSKRNITMVSYLEDFPGLIHFICVDRSTGQMIAPSLNITERATSELGKGPLAHFIKSKVWGLVSTTRRYLQKGYSTVTLRDGDFYFCYFLWFENETGYKLEAADLPILSDDSAPIGMLAWDYYRKLLRYYCKNHQGEVVKCYELLTVHLGVIPTEYILQHCRQLASKLWEPSRNPLL